The following coding sequences are from one Paenibacillus stellifer window:
- a CDS encoding FprA family A-type flavoprotein, with protein MYCVQAIASGIYWVGGTDKRLERFENMFPLPNGVAYNSYLIMDDKTALMDTVDAAISAQFLENIEFVLEGRPLDYLVVNHMEPDHCANIEELLRRYPEMKLVGNKKTFQFMEQFYTFSEPDRYIIVKEGDELPLGSRTLRFFMTPFVHWPEVMFSYEVSESILFSADAFGCFGSLSGNIFSDQTDFEGVYLEESRRYYSNIVGKYGPQVQTALKKLGKVDIKMICPLHGPVWRDNLDYIVGKYRQWSSYQPEKQGVVLVYASMYGNTENAMNLIAGKLASRGVKDIRMYDVSKTHPSYIIADAWKFSHLVFGSPTYNLGLYHGMQALLHEMASLNLQNRKVSLVGNYTWANAAIDEMTDILQSMKKIEFVGEPFVIHSAIKPEQMTDLDQLVEDIYASLTAETAEAAGSAV; from the coding sequence ATGTACTGTGTGCAAGCGATCGCCTCGGGGATTTATTGGGTGGGCGGAACGGACAAAAGGCTGGAGAGATTCGAGAACATGTTCCCGCTGCCGAACGGAGTCGCCTATAACTCCTACCTCATTATGGATGACAAAACCGCGCTGATGGACACGGTGGACGCCGCGATCAGCGCGCAGTTTCTGGAGAACATCGAGTTCGTGCTGGAAGGCCGGCCGCTGGATTATCTGGTGGTGAACCATATGGAGCCCGACCACTGCGCCAATATTGAAGAGCTGCTTCGCCGTTATCCGGAGATGAAGCTCGTTGGCAACAAGAAGACCTTCCAGTTCATGGAGCAGTTCTACACCTTCAGTGAGCCCGATCGTTATATTATTGTAAAAGAGGGCGACGAGCTTCCGCTCGGCTCCCGGACGCTGCGCTTCTTCATGACTCCTTTCGTACACTGGCCGGAGGTCATGTTCAGCTACGAGGTGTCGGAGAGCATTCTCTTCTCGGCGGACGCATTCGGCTGTTTCGGCTCGCTGTCGGGCAATATATTCAGCGATCAGACGGACTTTGAGGGCGTCTATCTGGAAGAATCCCGCCGGTACTATTCCAACATCGTCGGCAAATACGGTCCTCAGGTGCAGACAGCGCTCAAGAAGCTTGGCAAGGTCGACATCAAGATGATCTGTCCGCTTCACGGACCGGTATGGCGCGACAACCTGGATTATATTGTCGGCAAATACCGGCAGTGGAGTTCTTATCAGCCCGAGAAGCAGGGCGTCGTGCTCGTCTACGCCTCCATGTACGGCAATACGGAGAACGCCATGAATCTGATCGCAGGCAAGCTTGCCTCCCGCGGTGTGAAGGACATCCGCATGTACGACGTCTCCAAGACCCATCCTTCCTACATCATTGCGGACGCCTGGAAGTTCAGTCACCTGGTCTTCGGTTCGCCTACCTATAATCTGGGGCTATACCACGGCATGCAAGCCCTCCTTCATGAAATGGCCTCGCTGAATCTGCAGAACCGCAAAGTTTCGCTCGTCGGCAACTACACATGGGCCAATGCCGCCATCGACGAGATGACCGATATCCTTCAATCCATGAAAAAAATCGAGTTTGTCGGCGAACCGTTCGTCATCCATTCCGCTATCAAGCCGGAGCAGATGACAGATCTCGACCAGCTTGTGGAAGACATTTACGCCTCACTGACAGCAGAGACAGCGGAGGCGGCGGGATCTGCTGTATAA
- a CDS encoding copper amine oxidase N-terminal domain-containing protein, which yields MKKWLLIPITAATLLLSAEALTPTAAYATESAYVRLTFTNGGTLSVGSTGNAIIKNGVAYLPASTAEAAGITVTVDAPSKRVSFKGWEKSFAVRVGSRSGILDGKLVDIGGVPFVSNKQVYIPAKFLVKALDGGNVVWDAKKKTLLANGLHMFRSYSEKFEGAEYAVSLDSGELYVTTGQGAKHKIADLGQLLDVVDFDFQRTPGGLLRLQVRNVYGEPHFNTAYDTFILKDGAVLRKAHIAVKSSFGSPAVWSDGRLIMSDGRTLRLIEDRTGRVLESYDLSKLMGDNASADPALIYQVEAFDSDIALIRPYNTGLLTLLNRNTGEQTLLYKEFFDEELQQQTEEVDPMTWGDFLTYTGRTGNKLTFTYNTGHEIITFTHTLQTSG from the coding sequence ATGAAAAAATGGCTGCTCATTCCCATAACAGCTGCTACCCTGCTGCTCTCCGCTGAGGCGTTAACGCCAACGGCCGCCTATGCCACGGAATCCGCCTACGTCCGTTTGACCTTCACGAACGGCGGCACCCTGTCCGTCGGCTCCACAGGCAACGCGATCATTAAGAATGGCGTTGCTTATTTACCCGCGTCTACTGCCGAAGCTGCCGGCATTACCGTAACAGTTGACGCACCCAGCAAACGTGTCTCCTTCAAGGGCTGGGAGAAGAGCTTCGCCGTCCGGGTAGGCAGCCGCAGCGGCATACTGGACGGCAAGCTGGTTGATATCGGCGGCGTTCCATTCGTATCTAACAAGCAGGTTTACATTCCGGCTAAGTTCCTGGTCAAGGCACTGGACGGTGGCAATGTCGTCTGGGATGCGAAGAAGAAGACACTGCTAGCGAACGGGCTTCATATGTTCAGAAGCTATTCGGAGAAGTTCGAAGGCGCCGAATATGCCGTTTCCCTCGACTCCGGCGAGCTGTATGTAACGACAGGCCAGGGGGCGAAGCACAAGATCGCCGATCTCGGCCAATTGCTGGATGTCGTTGATTTTGATTTCCAGCGTACACCCGGCGGTCTCCTGCGGCTGCAGGTCCGAAATGTGTACGGTGAACCGCATTTTAATACAGCCTATGATACATTCATCCTCAAAGATGGTGCTGTACTGCGCAAGGCTCATATTGCCGTGAAGTCGAGTTTCGGCAGTCCGGCCGTCTGGTCAGACGGGAGGCTGATTATGAGCGATGGACGGACACTGCGGCTCATTGAAGACAGGACAGGCCGCGTGTTGGAATCGTACGATCTGTCAAAGCTGATGGGAGATAATGCCTCTGCGGACCCTGCGCTTATCTACCAGGTTGAGGCGTTCGATTCGGACATAGCCTTGATTCGCCCTTACAACACCGGGCTTCTGACTTTGCTCAACCGCAACACCGGTGAACAAACGCTTCTGTACAAGGAGTTCTTCGACGAAGAATTGCAGCAGCAAACCGAAGAAGTGGACCCCATGACCTGGGGAGACTTCCTCACTTATACCGGCCGGACCGGAAATAAGCTTACTTTCACCTACAATACCGGCCATGAGATTATTACGTTCACACATACTTTGCAGACGAGCGGTTAG
- a CDS encoding RCC1 domain-containing protein gives MKLKVWGRLGIVMAVISTALCFTGGDVRAESAVRPVSAGGGQGHGLAAWSDGSVTGWGYNKNGQVGDGTSIDQYIPRKVSGPSAVTQVSAWNNQSFALTRQGEVWAWGETYSPYIAGDAALPYQKRGLPVKLDGLQDVAYIAPNAGSIAVHTDGTATLWYKTFSGTQGEMVVKYAKLQVVKNAKTAAAVGNYALFLDKAGKVSSVRTYNDVYGRYVQEGDPSTLQPVASSVTRMTSNYNDAFLLQADGKVLSWNSNERKTKAVPGLSGVYDLASGFNRLFILKKNGTVWEWDYNAGSLAKPFQIQGLDGITAVWGSTGMTGYALRKDGTLLSWGQGTYAGMASGSGGPVSDKAIVPVQVQQPLSWKVNGKDVSFYASAVILKDKLYVPYTSVFKPLGVKVTSGYSDPDPAHYGNEFHIWNLAYGGQTLAVNMTRPQVVFMNGKPISSQLNIEYLADATQFPLEEITGLLGIPYSWDRTTGEVTLGAE, from the coding sequence ATGAAGCTGAAGGTATGGGGCAGGTTGGGGATTGTCATGGCGGTCATATCTACCGCTTTATGTTTTACGGGAGGCGATGTGCGGGCAGAGTCCGCAGTTCGTCCGGTCAGCGCCGGAGGCGGACAAGGGCATGGCCTCGCCGCCTGGAGCGACGGAAGCGTGACGGGCTGGGGCTACAACAAGAACGGGCAGGTGGGAGACGGGACGAGCATCGATCAGTATATCCCTCGAAAAGTCTCGGGGCCGTCTGCCGTCACTCAGGTATCCGCCTGGAACAATCAGTCCTTTGCGCTGACCCGGCAGGGCGAGGTCTGGGCATGGGGCGAAACCTATTCGCCTTACATAGCCGGGGATGCGGCGCTGCCGTATCAGAAGCGGGGACTTCCGGTCAAGCTGGACGGTCTTCAAGATGTCGCCTATATTGCTCCGAATGCCGGAAGCATCGCCGTTCACACAGACGGAACCGCGACATTATGGTATAAGACCTTCTCGGGGACCCAAGGGGAAATGGTGGTCAAATATGCGAAGCTTCAAGTTGTCAAGAACGCCAAAACGGCCGCTGCTGTGGGCAATTACGCGCTGTTTCTGGACAAGGCTGGCAAGGTAAGCTCCGTCCGGACCTATAATGATGTGTACGGCCGGTATGTCCAGGAAGGCGATCCGTCCACCTTGCAGCCGGTCGCATCGTCTGTAACCCGCATGACCTCGAACTACAATGATGCCTTCCTGCTTCAGGCGGACGGGAAGGTGCTGAGCTGGAATTCCAATGAGCGAAAGACGAAGGCGGTTCCCGGCCTCAGCGGTGTCTATGATCTGGCGTCCGGTTTTAACCGCCTGTTCATACTGAAGAAGAATGGAACCGTCTGGGAGTGGGACTATAACGCAGGTTCGCTTGCCAAGCCGTTTCAGATTCAGGGTCTGGACGGCATAACGGCAGTATGGGGATCTACAGGAATGACGGGCTATGCGCTTCGCAAGGATGGAACACTCCTGTCCTGGGGACAGGGAACGTATGCCGGAATGGCATCCGGCAGCGGCGGACCGGTGAGTGACAAGGCCATTGTGCCGGTGCAGGTCCAGCAGCCGCTGAGCTGGAAGGTGAACGGGAAGGACGTGAGCTTCTACGCCTCGGCAGTTATCCTAAAGGATAAGCTCTATGTGCCTTATACAAGCGTCTTTAAGCCGCTCGGAGTCAAGGTGACCTCAGGCTACTCCGATCCGGACCCTGCCCATTACGGCAACGAGTTCCATATCTGGAACCTGGCCTACGGCGGACAGACGCTGGCCGTCAACATGACAAGGCCGCAGGTGGTCTTTATGAACGGCAAGCCGATCAGCAGCCAGTTGAATATTGAGTATCTGGCCGATGCAACGCAGTTTCCGCTGGAAGAGATTACCGGACTGTTAGGAATTCCTTACAGTTGGGACCGGACGACCGGAGAAGTCACTCTGGGGGCGGAATAG
- a CDS encoding ABC transporter substrate-binding protein: protein MQTRLHKKTKSVSVALLLACSMMLMTACGGNSGTSANAASESASPSSSAVTATAAADDESADALYAKAKEEGKVVVYSTSGRANDAAETFMKKYPEIKVEVSKVKSDEMMDKVSKEQDAGQFNPDVIITKEVSGAVEEEMVKTGRYIKYLPADIAPKVDEPYRTQAEAYANYVEFRTLFYNAGYYKEAPVTNWWDLTAPEFKGKVYTADPLSSPAFMDLFTTMVINSDDMAAAYKEKFGKDIELHGTDNAGYEFIKQLFANGLIVLKGSDDVLDAIGKAKSDAVGIAVSGDVSKNEENGWNIQPIYDIKPKTSVPDSGYLFIANKAPHEAAAKLFIRWMMGETDGTGEGLNPFNKVGSWVPRSDVKTKNAVSFEQLNLWLFDGEKLYNTAPKVRDFWIKQK, encoded by the coding sequence ATGCAAACCCGGCTTCACAAGAAAACCAAGTCCGTATCCGTGGCCCTCTTGCTCGCTTGTTCGATGATGCTGATGACAGCATGCGGCGGGAACAGCGGCACAAGCGCAAATGCAGCAAGTGAATCGGCTTCGCCATCTTCAAGTGCCGTTACTGCGACGGCCGCCGCAGATGACGAATCGGCAGATGCCTTGTACGCCAAGGCCAAAGAGGAAGGCAAAGTGGTAGTCTACTCCACATCCGGACGGGCCAACGATGCCGCCGAGACCTTCATGAAGAAGTATCCCGAAATCAAGGTGGAGGTAAGTAAGGTCAAATCGGATGAGATGATGGACAAAGTATCAAAGGAGCAGGATGCCGGGCAGTTTAACCCGGATGTAATTATTACGAAAGAAGTGAGCGGCGCAGTCGAAGAGGAAATGGTCAAGACCGGCCGTTATATTAAATATTTGCCGGCGGATATCGCCCCCAAAGTGGATGAGCCATACCGCACTCAGGCGGAGGCCTACGCCAATTATGTAGAGTTTCGCACACTGTTCTATAACGCCGGATATTACAAGGAAGCTCCGGTGACGAACTGGTGGGATTTGACGGCTCCGGAGTTCAAGGGGAAGGTATATACCGCCGATCCGCTGAGCTCTCCAGCCTTTATGGATTTGTTCACAACCATGGTGATCAACAGCGACGACATGGCGGCCGCCTACAAAGAGAAGTTCGGTAAGGACATCGAGCTGCATGGCACCGACAATGCGGGCTATGAGTTCATCAAGCAGCTGTTCGCGAACGGATTGATCGTTCTTAAAGGCAGCGATGATGTTCTGGACGCCATCGGCAAAGCCAAGAGCGATGCGGTCGGAATCGCCGTCTCGGGCGATGTCTCCAAGAACGAGGAGAACGGGTGGAATATCCAGCCGATCTATGATATCAAGCCCAAGACATCCGTCCCGGATTCGGGCTATCTCTTCATCGCGAACAAAGCGCCTCATGAAGCTGCCGCCAAGCTGTTCATCCGCTGGATGATGGGCGAGACGGACGGAACAGGGGAAGGATTGAACCCTTTCAATAAAGTAGGCTCATGGGTTCCGCGATCCGATGTCAAGACGAAGAACGCTGTCTCCTTCGAGCAGCTCAATCTGTGGCTGTTCGACGGCGAGAAGCTGTATAATACCGCTCCCAAAGTGCGTGACTTCTGGATCAAACAGAAATAA